One part of the Thermococcus litoralis DSM 5473 genome encodes these proteins:
- a CDS encoding metallophosphoesterase family protein, whose amino-acid sequence MRKMLPILFIGLLVFAAGCTQTSTPTSTTTQGGIDFSSYNRGEIIQKWAGIFNTETVYVSEGYEELAKHYFPNAQIKTKNEFESGIAVLSPEDARELLRGKPIVTTPREYFGYVVYKSGIKFVGEEIGAVIAYKENGKDRLIFTGNGKSGVGAALKFAEELKEGRKLNPSVVLRRGDFEGVVVKVIGDNDWDGIKDDDEYWLLKEIYVEEPFIYTWRIVKGENITVSGGFIRLVNGSKVHIKALGFNVSVKVKDPKGIQITYVIENINPQFVEYPNGAKVGDTWIELTTSDDFSITPKEVESFTFLAFGDHRPGSGTKQPEVFFKIRDFMNEDTGAFIIDSGDLVYSGKVEEWAELLKEWKFNKPVFVAPGNHEYQGEGKNIYHKFFGPTDYSFVLGKYYFVFANNVENNYKLTSAQWTWLEKELEKAKALGKRPVIVMHTPPIDPRPEGDHAMNPTGAKKLLELMKEYNAFGVFGHIHIYWYGEKDGVEMVITGGGGAPLYAKPDEGGFYHYVRINAGDTIAVEPVKVE is encoded by the coding sequence ATGAGAAAGATGTTGCCTATTTTATTTATAGGACTATTAGTTTTTGCAGCCGGATGTACTCAAACCTCTACCCCGACTTCAACAACTACTCAAGGAGGAATAGACTTTAGCTCCTACAACAGGGGAGAAATAATCCAAAAATGGGCGGGGATATTCAACACTGAGACAGTTTATGTAAGCGAGGGATATGAAGAGCTTGCAAAGCACTACTTCCCAAATGCTCAAATTAAGACTAAAAACGAGTTTGAAAGTGGTATAGCGGTCTTATCTCCGGAAGATGCAAGGGAGCTCCTTAGAGGAAAGCCCATTGTCACAACCCCAAGGGAGTATTTTGGATATGTGGTCTACAAGTCTGGGATCAAATTCGTTGGTGAGGAAATAGGGGCTGTAATTGCATACAAAGAAAACGGCAAGGATAGGCTTATTTTCACAGGAAATGGAAAATCAGGAGTAGGTGCCGCTTTAAAATTTGCAGAAGAGTTAAAAGAGGGGAGAAAGTTAAATCCTTCTGTTGTTCTGAGGAGAGGTGACTTCGAAGGAGTAGTCGTTAAAGTGATAGGGGATAACGACTGGGATGGAATAAAAGATGATGACGAATATTGGCTCCTAAAGGAGATATACGTGGAAGAGCCCTTCATTTATACGTGGAGAATCGTTAAAGGAGAGAACATAACTGTAAGCGGAGGCTTTATAAGACTTGTAAACGGCTCAAAAGTCCATATAAAAGCACTTGGATTCAACGTAAGCGTTAAGGTCAAGGATCCGAAAGGCATCCAGATAACCTACGTAATTGAGAACATAAATCCCCAGTTCGTTGAGTATCCAAACGGTGCTAAGGTAGGAGATACTTGGATAGAGCTTACCACGAGTGATGACTTCTCTATAACTCCCAAAGAAGTAGAGAGCTTCACGTTCTTGGCATTTGGCGACCACAGACCTGGAAGCGGGACAAAGCAACCGGAGGTATTCTTCAAGATAAGAGACTTCATGAACGAAGATACTGGAGCTTTTATAATTGACAGCGGAGATTTGGTCTACTCGGGGAAAGTTGAAGAATGGGCAGAGTTGTTGAAGGAGTGGAAGTTCAACAAGCCCGTGTTTGTTGCTCCCGGAAATCATGAATACCAAGGAGAAGGCAAGAACATCTATCACAAGTTCTTTGGACCGACAGATTATTCCTTTGTTCTTGGCAAATATTACTTCGTCTTTGCCAATAACGTTGAAAACAACTACAAGCTAACATCCGCTCAATGGACGTGGCTTGAGAAAGAACTTGAAAAAGCTAAAGCCCTAGGCAAAAGACCTGTTATAGTTATGCATACTCCCCCTATAGATCCCAGACCTGAGGGAGACCATGCAATGAATCCAACAGGTGCCAAAAAACTCTTAGAGCTCATGAAGGAATACAACGCCTTTGGAGTGTTTGGGCACATCCACATATACTGGTACGGTGAAAAAGATGGTGTAGAAATGGTGATAACCGGTGGCGGAGGAGCTCCGCTCTATGCAAAGCCCGACGAAGGAGGCTTCTACCACTACGTAAGGATAAACGCAGGAGATACCATAGCTGTAGAGCCTGTGAAAGTCGAATAG
- a CDS encoding inorganic phosphate transporter has protein sequence MIELLSDPWLFITIAVGLFMAWAIGANDAANSMSTAVGAGAITPKQAVIIAGVLEFTGAYLFGKSVTETVRKGIIDASQISDPNVIVYGSIAALLAASLWLLFASKFGLPVSTTHSIIGGIVGYGIAYAGTSIVNWGKMAQVVASWILSPIFGAIVAFVVIKLVSKTILQQKDPIESAKKWAPVWIGLAFVVIGSMFYIKVMHGKSIFIAVSRYGLAAGIGAFLVSFALLRRNFKATDPYWGAEAIFRKVQVLTSAYVALSHGANDVANAVGPVAAVYAVATMGLAGMKVPVPRWILAMGGLGIAIGVATYGYKVMETVGKKITELTNTRGFSIDFSAATVVLIASWLGLPISTTHTVVGAVIGVGLARGVKAINKDIVKDIVISWFVTVPVAAIIAGVVFKILMIVG, from the coding sequence ATGATCGAGCTGCTTAGTGATCCCTGGTTGTTCATCACAATTGCGGTTGGTCTTTTTATGGCATGGGCAATAGGTGCAAATGATGCCGCAAACTCAATGAGCACAGCCGTTGGAGCCGGAGCAATAACACCAAAGCAGGCAGTTATAATAGCGGGTGTGCTTGAATTCACAGGTGCTTACCTCTTCGGAAAAAGCGTTACCGAAACTGTTAGGAAAGGAATAATCGATGCGTCTCAAATAAGCGATCCAAATGTTATTGTTTATGGCTCTATTGCCGCCCTTCTTGCGGCCTCGCTATGGTTGCTGTTTGCATCAAAGTTTGGATTGCCGGTGTCAACGACCCACTCTATTATAGGGGGTATAGTTGGTTATGGTATAGCATACGCCGGAACTTCAATAGTGAATTGGGGCAAGATGGCACAAGTAGTTGCCAGCTGGATACTCTCTCCGATATTTGGCGCAATAGTTGCATTCGTCGTCATAAAACTTGTCTCTAAAACCATACTCCAGCAAAAAGACCCAATAGAAAGCGCTAAAAAATGGGCACCTGTGTGGATAGGACTTGCATTTGTTGTCATAGGTTCAATGTTCTATATTAAGGTTATGCATGGAAAGTCTATTTTCATTGCGGTGAGTAGATATGGTCTTGCGGCAGGAATCGGGGCATTTTTGGTCAGCTTTGCACTTTTGAGAAGAAACTTCAAAGCGACCGATCCATACTGGGGGGCTGAGGCGATATTTAGAAAGGTTCAAGTGTTAACCTCTGCCTATGTTGCCCTATCCCACGGTGCAAACGATGTTGCAAATGCAGTTGGACCGGTTGCAGCTGTCTACGCAGTGGCAACTATGGGGTTAGCTGGAATGAAGGTTCCAGTGCCAAGATGGATTTTAGCGATGGGTGGTTTGGGAATAGCCATAGGAGTAGCAACTTATGGATACAAGGTTATGGAAACCGTTGGGAAGAAAATTACCGAGCTGACAAACACCAGAGGATTTAGCATAGACTTCTCCGCTGCAACAGTAGTGCTGATAGCCTCTTGGTTGGGACTGCCAATTTCCACAACACACACCGTTGTAGGAGCTGTTATAGGTGTGGGTCTGGCAAGAGGGGTAAAAGCAATAAACAAGGACATCGTTAAGGATATAGTCATATCTTGGTTTGTAACCGTGCCTGTGGCGGCTATAATTGCGGGCGTTGTGTTTAAGATACTAATGATTGTGGGGTGA
- a CDS encoding TIGR00153 family protein: protein MQVWTKLFAKSPFKPLIKHAEVVLETVETLERALEAWDKGEYEAMREYARKVDDLEDFADKIKEEIRDSLSSKLFMPVNRGDILRYLQMQDKIADAAENTAKWLLVRDPNDTPEDLKEEVRSLIMKMSQESIKAAKLVYEAIVQMDRVIESGFGEEEIKREYEIIKGIESVEHKIDELDTKFMEIIFKNSSRLEWGLGMYLLNIAKTLSNISDRAKDAAERIRLMMNK from the coding sequence ATGCAGGTCTGGACAAAATTATTCGCTAAAAGCCCGTTTAAGCCATTAATAAAGCACGCTGAAGTTGTTTTAGAGACTGTGGAAACTCTTGAGAGGGCTCTTGAGGCATGGGATAAAGGAGAATACGAGGCAATGAGGGAATACGCAAGGAAAGTAGACGATCTAGAGGACTTTGCCGACAAAATCAAAGAGGAGATAAGGGATAGCTTAAGTTCAAAACTCTTTATGCCCGTTAACCGAGGAGACATCTTAAGGTATCTTCAGATGCAGGATAAAATAGCAGATGCCGCTGAGAACACTGCAAAGTGGCTTCTAGTTAGAGACCCAAACGACACTCCCGAAGACCTCAAGGAGGAAGTGAGAAGTCTAATAATGAAGATGAGTCAGGAAAGCATCAAAGCAGCAAAACTCGTCTATGAGGCAATAGTTCAAATGGATAGAGTTATAGAGAGCGGATTTGGAGAGGAAGAAATCAAGAGAGAATATGAGATAATCAAGGGAATAGAAAGCGTTGAGCACAAGATAGATGAACTCGATACTAAGTTCATGGAGATAATTTTCAAAAACTCTTCCAGGTTAGAGTGGGGACTTGGAATGTACCTCCTCAACATTGCAAAAACACTAAGCAACATATCAGATAGAGCAAAAGACGCAGCAGAGAGAATAAGACTAATGATGAACAAATGA